A genomic region of Micromonospora sp. NBRC 110009 contains the following coding sequences:
- a CDS encoding NCS1 family nucleobase:cation symporter-1, translated as MAVEPLPPETTAVEPGTQITHPDGRVELRDFSTIADSPYFNPELAPVPIEKRTWTTYNFAALWIGMAHNIPSYLLAAGLIQLGMNWVQAFLTITLGNLLVLIPMLLNSHAGTKYGIPFPVFARAFYGVRGANLAALLRAFIACGWFGIQTWIGGEAIYAIAGKLLGSWWVDAARVMDQPWTLWASFFLFWVIEMAIIWRGMDTLRRFENWAAPFVIVVAVALLIWVMVQAGGLGPILSEPSKLGWGADFWKLFAPSLMAMVAFWSTLSLNIPDFTRFGGSQRQQAYGQVFGLPTTMSFFAILSIMITSGTAVIYGEAIWDPIQLAAKFENPVVVALGLFTVVVATLSVNVAANTVSPAYDFSNAAPRLVNFRTGGLITGVLGILIQPWRLVQDPNIYIFVWLGFYGGLLGAVAGVLIAGYWVRSRTRLLLPALYRPEGRYWFAGGWNWAAVVATLVGALLAVGGAYSAPGKGPFPEDGLIPFLKPLYDYSWAAGLIGGFLVYLALSMPRASHAKGDNR; from the coding sequence ATGGCCGTTGAACCCCTGCCCCCCGAAACCACCGCCGTCGAGCCGGGCACACAGATCACCCATCCCGATGGCCGAGTCGAGCTGCGTGATTTCTCCACCATCGCCGACAGCCCGTACTTCAACCCCGAACTCGCCCCGGTGCCCATCGAGAAGCGCACCTGGACCACGTACAACTTCGCGGCGCTGTGGATCGGCATGGCGCACAACATCCCGAGCTATCTGCTCGCCGCCGGGCTCATCCAGCTCGGCATGAACTGGGTGCAGGCGTTCCTCACCATCACGCTGGGCAACCTGCTCGTCCTGATCCCGATGCTGCTCAACAGCCACGCGGGCACGAAGTACGGCATCCCGTTCCCGGTCTTCGCCCGCGCGTTCTACGGCGTCCGCGGCGCCAACCTGGCGGCCCTGCTCCGGGCGTTCATCGCCTGCGGCTGGTTCGGTATCCAGACCTGGATCGGCGGCGAGGCCATCTACGCGATCGCCGGCAAACTGCTGGGCTCATGGTGGGTCGACGCGGCGCGGGTGATGGACCAGCCCTGGACGTTGTGGGCCTCGTTCTTCCTGTTCTGGGTGATCGAGATGGCGATCATCTGGCGGGGCATGGACACCCTGCGGCGCTTCGAGAACTGGGCCGCGCCGTTCGTCATCGTGGTCGCCGTCGCCCTGCTGATCTGGGTGATGGTGCAGGCGGGCGGCCTCGGCCCGATCCTGTCCGAGCCGTCGAAGCTGGGCTGGGGCGCCGACTTCTGGAAGCTGTTCGCACCGTCGCTGATGGCGATGGTCGCGTTCTGGTCCACGCTGTCGTTGAACATCCCCGACTTCACCCGGTTCGGCGGCAGCCAGCGGCAGCAGGCGTACGGCCAGGTCTTCGGCCTGCCCACCACGATGTCGTTCTTCGCCATCCTGTCCATCATGATCACCTCGGGCACCGCGGTGATCTACGGCGAGGCCATCTGGGACCCCATCCAGCTCGCGGCGAAGTTCGAGAATCCGGTGGTCGTCGCGCTCGGCCTGTTCACGGTCGTGGTGGCCACGCTATCGGTGAACGTCGCGGCCAACACGGTCAGCCCGGCGTACGACTTCTCCAACGCCGCGCCCCGACTGGTCAACTTCCGCACGGGCGGCCTGATCACCGGCGTGCTCGGCATCCTGATCCAGCCCTGGCGCCTGGTGCAGGACCCCAACATCTACATCTTCGTCTGGCTCGGGTTCTACGGCGGCCTGCTCGGCGCGGTCGCCGGCGTGCTCATCGCCGGATACTGGGTCCGCAGCCGCACCCGCCTCCTGCTGCCCGCCCTCTACCGCCCCGAGGGCCGGTACTGGTTCGCCGGCGGCTGGAATTGGGCGGCGGTCGTCGCCACCCTCGTCGGCGCGCTCCTCGCGGTCGGCGGCGCCTACTCCGCACCCGGCAAGGGACCCTTCCCGGAGGACGGGCTCATCCCCTTCCTCAAGCCGCTCTACGACTACAGCTGGGCGGCCGGGCTGATCGGCGGGTTCCTCGTCTACCTGGCGCTGTCGATGCCGCGCGCCAGCCACGCCAAGGGAGATAACCGATGA